In Microplitis demolitor isolate Queensland-Clemson2020A chromosome 9, iyMicDemo2.1a, whole genome shotgun sequence, one genomic interval encodes:
- the LOC103575375 gene encoding uncharacterized protein LOC103575375, with product MVNHCVVNECVSGRVSERNKNKKLGRRNTSLFTVPQNPDLLNLWSSALQQKLVPKKNHVCELHFNDDDIIKSDRVTISNGIVEELPRKNYALKPCAIPTLNPEKSISNESANNVRTPNVLCDPLFSSEASSSCDTHENLSEHNEELVIAQDSINNCDHLENVDIAMNSQEFNSHKNDQVEQLLQLPILEANIEEFSLLTIINMLKFTPLLQNWSWTTDLLDSKKIVLCYLDKVSMNLKLRVKINVNFKISLINIRTQKLIDLDGNWSDISDFWKFLKTLEEYKLCDGTGFDQERCSPNCTGVLLSREEYKKQMKDYRGVACRKLRHRLLNQSYVVKPDLKECYDNLKYQVGLKNKKIERLKRKNDILLKMIKTQQENCTAIKDEVLRAEISILPAVQQLAIRACFNAAKVTNAKQRRYTVQWVYECLLLRIKSATVYDRLRERQILPLPCKDTLNRYIQKLDSAFGFPKAIFDILRIKSSRMEVHEKRGTLLIDEVALSEAIKLNRKTMQLDGFVNLGQHTPQHLLNTRADHALVFMFQPFQGDWVQVVGSFLSRNSVTSVILHKLLVECIILLENAGFYVDVVTSDGAQWNRGAWTLFGIKDGQSSCEHPCNSDRRLWFMSDFPHLIKCFRNKIMEKLFFWTPDGFVRKIHWENLLQHETYLKSNLKIAFKLTPQHLNPEGYQKMNVPLAYQLFSKSIQVAMKMYKNEATELRDCDSTIAFIERVNNLIQAMSSRTPQDALRLNQECPQKKAIIEFLDYLKIWEAKANDEKQLNKKKRKKQKQDDEIEDKFFFAITPSTLTGLKITLQATLELAEFLKEKCNYDYLMTSRLNQDQLEKFFGIMRNVCRCNDHPDTILFGQVFRLLCSYSLVTPPKGSNVTAGELLQSLMQSKESLTAATALKKNWLDDIDAIVENGIVNNDNSPHQDMDGNVSVAKIPFESLLDDDSDEETASDVHSFIREPFENILNEDSDDDIDEDKHLCHDNYYPFENSYAAEDLNGNTVSGQDKEEENTYLNEDEGEENYGFCDDPHYHHDYDVVSTSDNVVAYIAGYVARKFHRLTSCCDCIDTLRSTNPSERDKVIELMSNGDLIFPSENLFKLFKRLEKIVLQVVGTKTIKINTMHQILEKVANAKSLPILSCEEHRKELMAKILNNFIVMRGNFLVNLINRTFNERKLMTKKHRKHSKLS from the exons atggtCAATCACTGCGTAGTTAATGAATGTGTGAGTGGTCGAGTAAGTGagcgtaataaaaataaaaaattaggtcGTAGAAATACTTCGTTATTTACTGTGCCACAG AATCCTGATCTATTGAATTTATGGAGTTCTGCATTACAACAAAAACttgtgccaaaaaaaaatcacgtctGTGAGCTACATTTTAATGACGACGACATAATTAAGAGTGATAGAGTAACAATCTCTAATGGAATTGTCGAAGAATTGCCTAGGAAAAATTATGCACTTAAACCATGTGCCATTCCTACGTTAAACCCTGAAAAGTCCATTAGTAATGAAAGTGCCAACAACGTTAGAACTCCAAATGTTCTGTGTGATCCACTCTTCTCCAGTGAAGCTAGTAGTTCTTGTGATactcatgaaaatttatcgGAGCATAATGAAGAATTGGTAATTGCTCAAGATTCTATTAACAACTGTGACCATCTCGAAAATGTTGATATCGCTATGAATTCTCAAGAATTTAATAGCCATAAAAATGACCAGGTTGAACAg TTACTCCAATTACCAATTTTGGAAGCTAATATTGaggaattttctttattaacaattattaatatgttaaAATTCACTCCCCTCCTTCAAAATTGGAGTTGGACGACAGATTTGTTAGATTCTAAGAAAATAGTCTTATGTTATTTAGATAAAGTTTCAATGAACTTAAAACTTCGTGTTAAGATAAATGTCAACTTTAAAATCTcg CTAATCAACATCAgaactcaaaaattaattgacctTGACGGTAATTGGTCTGATATATccgatttttggaaatttctaaAAACATTGGAAGAGTACAAATTATGTGATGGAACTGGATTTGATCAAGAAAG ATGTTCACCAAACTGTACCGGTGTTTTATTATCTCGTGAAGAGtacaaaaaacaaatgaaaGACTATCGGGGTGTTGCTTGCCGAAAATTAAGACATAGATTGTTAAATCAATCTTATGTAGTGAAGCCTGATTTGAAAGAGTGCTATGACAATCTTAAATACCAAGTGggtcttaaaaataaaaaaattgagcgtCTCAAACGAAAG AATGACAtactattaaaaatgattaaaacaCAACAAGAAAATTGTACAGCTATTAAAGATGAAGTTTTGAGAGCTGAAATTTCCATTCTACCTGCAGTACAACAACTTGCGATCCGTGCTTGTTTCAATGCTGCAAAAGTTACGAATGCAAAACAAAGAAGATATACGGTACAGTGGGTGTATGAATGCTTATTACTTCGCATTAAAAGCGCGACCGTGTATGACCGACTCCGAGAACGTCAAATCTTACCTCTTCCTTGCAAAGATACCCTTAACAGATACATCCAGAAACTAGACAGCGCTTTTGGCTTTCCAAAAGCGATATTCGATATTCTACGTATAAAAAGTTCGCGTATGGAAGTACACGAAAAACGGG GTACACTTCTAATAGATGAAGTAGCTTTAAGTGAAGCCATCAAGCTAAACCGTAAGACCATGCAACTCGATGGCTTCGTAAATTTAGGACAACACACACCTCAACATCTTCTAAACACTCGAGCTGATCATGCCCTAGTCTTCATGTTCCAGCCGTTTCAAGGCGATTGGGTGCAGGTTGTTGGAAGTTTTCTGAGTAGAAATTCTGTCACTAGTGTTATTCTACATAAGTTACTTGTTGAGTGCATCATACTGTTAGAAAATGCTGGATTTTATGTGGATGTTGTTACTTCAGATGGTGCGCAATGGAATCGAGGAGCGTGGACACTGTTTGGCATAAAGGATGGTCAATCTAGCTGCGAACATCCATGTAACTCCGACCGAAGACTTTGGTTTATGTCTGACTTTCCACATTTAATCAAGtgttttagaaataaaattatggaaaaactgtttttttgg ACACCTGATGGATTtgtaagaaaaattcattgggaaaatttgttacaacatgaaacttatttaaaatcaaatctAAAGATAGCCTTTAAACTAACTCCACAGCATTTAAATCCAGAAGGGTATCAAAAAATGAACGTGCCTTTGGCTTATcag TTATTTTCGAAAAGTATTCAAGTTGCTatgaaaatgtataaaaacGAAGCTACTGAGCTCAGAGATTGCGATTCAACAATTGCTTTCATCGAACGAGTTAATAATTTGATCCAAGCGATGAGTTCTCGTACCCCTCAAGATGCTTTGCGTTTGAATCAGGAGTGTCCTCAAAAAAAG GCAATTATTGAGTTTTTGGATTATCTGAAAATTTGGGAGGCTAAAGCAAACGACGAAAAGcagctcaataaaaaaaagaggaaaaaacaaaaacaggaTGACGAAATcgaagacaaatttttttttgcaattactCCGAGTACTCTGACAGGATTAAAAATCACACTGCAAGCTACTCTTGAGTTGgcagaatttttaaaagaaaagtgCAACTATGATTATTTGATGACGTCACGTCTTAATCAGGATCAATTAGAA AAATTTTTCGGTATAATGCGAAATGTCTGTCGGTGTAATGACCATCCTGATACAATTCTTTTTGGGCAAGTTTTCCGGTTATTATGCTCCTATTCCTTAGTCACTCCACCGAAAGGGTCCAATGTCACTGCCGGTGAGCTTCTCCAATCTTTAATGCAATCAAAAGAATCATTGACTGCAGCCactgctttaaaaaaaaattggcttgATGACATAGACGCTATTGTTGAAAATGGTATTGTAAATAATGACAATTCACCTCATCAAGATATGGATGGAAATGTTTCTGTTGCTAAAATACCTTTTGAGAGTTTGTTGGACGATGACAGTGATGAAGAAACAGCATCCGATGTTCATTCTTTCATTAGAGAAccatttgaaaatattttaaatgaagacAGTGACGATGATATAGATGAGGACAAACATTTATgtcatgataattattatccatttgaaaattcatatgCTGCTGAAGATTTAAATGGCAATACTGTATCCGGTCAAgataaagaagaagaaaatacTTATCTCAATGAAGATGAAGGCGAAGAAAATTATGGTTTCTGTGACGATCCACACTATCACCATGATTATGATGTGGTTTCGACGAGTGACAATGTAGTAGCTTATATTGCCGGATACGTTGCACGAAAATTTCACCGATTAACTTCGTGCTGTGATTGTATCGACACATTACGTTCTACAAATCCTTCTGAACGCGACAAAGTCATTGAACTTATGAGTAATggtgatttaatttttccaagtgaaaatttatttaaattgtttaaaagaCTGGAGAAAATTGTATTACAAGTGGTTGGTACTAAAACcatcaaaattaatactatGCACCAAATTTTAGAGAAAGTGGCTAATGCAAAAAGTTTACCGATTTTAAGTTGTGAAGAACACAGAAAAGAGCTTATGGCTAAAATTCTGAACAACTTTATTGTAATGCGCGGGAACTTcttagttaatttaattaatcgcACCTTTAATGAGCGAAAATTAATGACGAAAAAACACCgcaaacattcaaaattatcttaa